ATATGCAACTGTTGCTGTTAGATTGAACCTCTTAATTACCAGCACTGCAGTACTAGATTGACTGAGAGAGATATTGAAGGACCTTTCCTTTGATATATCAGTACCATAATTGTTTCTCAATTCATGTAGAAATGATTAGTTTTTCATGCCCAAGAGTTTCAAGTTGAACATGATTAGTCTTCTTTCCATGGCCACAGATTGTAACTAGTATGGTCTTGCAAGCATATTATTATATAGGAGTATCTAACAATCCCTGAGTTTCAGGTTGCCATAAAGCTTGCTCCAGACAGGAAGAAATTCATGGAGATCATTAGTGGCTCAGGTGATATCAACGCAGACATCGAGAAGTTTTGTGCAACTTTCTCCCCATTGCTGGCAGAAAACCATAGGTTTCTGGTGAGCTCATCTGCCCCAGATTTCTAATGTCTTTTGTGACCAACTTTTGAATTCTAAAGGTGGCAGTTTATAATAGATTTGTCTACTTTCAGGCAAGTGTCGGTATGGATGATCTCAAGGCATCTTGATGCAGTACACTCTGTTGATGAGACTAATCAGTTTGCACAGAAATAATTGAATCGCAGTCATTATCTATTTATGTGTATTGTACTATATACTACTTATATTTGTTTCTGTGTTTGTACAAGTAGTTGCTGGCCTTGATATTTTGAAGCAATTAATGACAAAGGGAACTGTTGTGATGaagtttatatattttgtttcaTTTTGTGCAGTTACTTTCCCAGTTAAAATCTGAAATTAAGCACAATGTATTGTGCTAACATATAGCTTCAATCGGGCTACTGATAGTTTAAACTTTTAAAGATATACggtaaataaatatataataacaTTGAACAGGTATGGCTGGCAAAACAGAATATGAAGAATCTCTCTTGCATTATATGTGTGCTCTGCTTCAGCCTTCAGAGGAGCGCATCATATTCTGGAAGCAAATGAGTTTTTGTACATATATCTGCTGCATCATACTACTATGAATGACTAGATGAACTGAAGCTTTGCATGGTTTTTAGTCTTGTAACAACAATGTAATAACTGTACAAGAACCTGCCTGTGTTGTACAGTTACTGAATACTACACCAATCATAGTATTGTCTGACTGAGCCGGTATGCAAATCACTAGTAATATTACTCTGTATACATGTTGGAATATATATGAAACCTTTATCTTTGCAACCGGAAAAAActaccatattttttttgacgAAAAAAAATACCACATTTTTGTGGTTAAATTATGTTCATCCTACATTGGATGGCACAGCATCACGTTACAGATTTCGATGCTAACACACTATTTTGTACCGTCTTGGAATAGTGAAACGGCAAGAAAACTATAAATTGAatcctttataaaaaaaagcttTATTTCCTTATCAGTGAAACGCTAAAGTTTAATCCTTTATAGAGAGAACTTACCATGTTTAAACTAAAACTTCAGAACTTCCACAAGCTGTACCTGACTTTTATTGAAGAAAGCACTTAGCAAAGACCTCCCCATTAGGAGAGTCTTGATATAGCCAACTGGcttttattttcctttacaAGGAATGCGACTTGCAGCTCATTTTATGAGACTTGTTGAAAAATTCTTCGGTTTCGCTCGAACCAGATGTTCCACCATGTAGTTATCAAGGCTCCTAAAATTTTCTTCCTTGTAGCGATCGATGTTAGGGCGCTTAGAGTTTCCCACCAGTCTGCAATGTTTGGGATTGATTGTTGAAGAGGAGTTGAACTAAAACCCAGCAAGCAGATAACATGGGCTCCAAACCATGTTTGTGAAAGGGCACTCCTTAGCCAGGTAGGTGGTTTGCATCTTCAAAGGCACATGTGCAAAGACTGCATATCCAATCGTAGGGCCAGCATCTAGGGTCGCCACTGTAGTTGGTCTTTCTATTTGCCTTCCCGGGTTCTGTATCTCACTTTTATTCCTTCTAATATATCCGGCGAATCTTTTGCCGTccgtttcattaaaaaaaactgaagaatgcACTAGCGTACTTGGAAGAAAAAACAGTCTATTAATATTGATGCACAGTCACTAGAACGGGATcgcttatctgtgacgggctgaAAGCATCATCACTATCGGGTAAGGCCCCCGTCACTGGGCAAAGGTCACTGATGTGAGGAaaaatctcaatcgggcaaaagtctgccacggatggatgttatctcaatcgggccgaaaacaaagcccatcacagatgagtatGACCAGTCAAACCAGCGTAGTtaggagcccgtcacagatgactaatctcaatcgggcacaccactaagcccgtcacggatgactagtcatctcaatcgggcatttagaTAGAGCCCGTCACCAATTGGTTTGACCCCACGTGTTGAGTCAAACGAGTCCCGGTTCAGATGACTTATTTCTATCGGGCTTACTctaaaagcccgtcacggatgagttaGCTCTATTAGGATTATTCTAAAAGCCCGTTACGGATGATTTATCTCTTTCGGGCATTATTAATATGCCCGTCAGGGATGAgtttggaacaaaaaaaaataaaattttataatttggctagcctcaggcttttgctagccatgcccgctgcaaaaatTGACATAAGCACATATATATAGTCCCATTCCCAGCAACCCCATTCCCAGCATCACAGTATTCATAGCCAATTCATAACATTTATATTCCTAGCATCACAGCATTTACATTCCATCACAAAACATGCATTCACAGCCAATTCACATCTCATTCACATGTGTTTCCATCACAACACATGCATTCAcatcacatatactccctccgtttcacaatctaaggctttctagcattggctatatacatatagatgttaatgaatctagacaacatctaaatgaatatgacaatgctagaaagttttacattgtgaaaaggAGGAAGTATATGTCATTCACATCCTTTTTTCTCTCCAAAACCGCCGACATGCATCAAAACCTGCAAAACTAAGTTATAAATTGGAACAATTTTATATGTAACTAGAAATGCAAGTATATACAGAGACGAGCTACCTAGGACTTTATTCTAAAGAATATAATTGTATTACAaagaatatttacaaaaatcaaatGTTTGTCGCATATGCATTGCAAATGTTCTGCCATTCCGAGACGAGCTAACTAGGACTTCACTCTAAACATCCCTTTCGATGACAAGATATCATCTAGTATGAATTGTGCTATCTCCTCTCTAATGATTTCGAAGTTGATTTTCGAACAAATCCGCAGGGGCAGACCCAAGTTCTTTCTTACCattgaaaattttcttctttattcTAAAGGCGTGCCGTAGGGGGAGCcatctcctgtgacccatgtaaaccatctttcttgatttcttcagccacctaCTGCGTGTATGTTCCATACAGTcagagcatgccttctttcttTTCATGGTTTGTCCAGAAAGATTACCTAGCGCGGGATaatcattaatggtgcagaacaatagaactcgtAGTGTGAAGTTCTTCTGACCATATGaatcccaagtttccacaccctCTTTCCACAGAATCTCAAGGTCATAGATAACAAGCTCCAAGAACACATCGATGTCATTGCCGGGTTGTCTcagaccttggattaacaagcacaatataatatatttccttttgaagcacaaccatggcgggaggttatagttcgcaataagaactggccaagtgctgtgagaactgctcatgtctccgaaaggattcatgccatccgtacacaaacatatcctcatgtttctggGGTCGGCAGCAAAGCCTTTGAGCtttcgatcgatattcctccattgAATCGAATCCGCAGGGTGTCTTAGCAAACCGTCATTCCTTCTCTTTGTGGcatgccaacgtactaactttgCTTCATTGGGGTTGGCAAatattctcttgaaacgatcaatgattggtagataccacacaaccttcgCCGGACTACCCCGCTTTGACTTCTTTCCCTCCCCCGCGCtcttctttcgcttgtatcgagaagccttgcagacaggacaagcatctaagtccgcgtattgcttgtggtacaatatgcaatCGTTTGGACACGCGTGAATTCTCCGGACCTCTAACCCTAGGGGACACAGAACTTGTtttgcttcatatgtcgtctcgggcaatgtgttctcctGAGGAAGCATGTCCTTCAGTATTCCCaaaagttctgtaaaactcttgtttGACCATCCACTACTAGCCTTCAACTTCATTAGGTCTAATGTTGCAGATAATTTGGTGTGCTTTGGCTTGCATCCTGCGTATAGAGGAGTCTCCGAGTCACtgaccaacctgctgaacttcattGAATCTCTCTCGTTCATAGCTGGGTCATCAACGTCACGTAATATGTCTTGCAGCATATCAGggtccacatcaaccatttcaccgcccaatggagatgggacaaacatgtcatgctcttcttcatctccttctTCATGATTGTCTGCACCACTTCCGTCTGCAGCTGCACCATCAGTACCCagatcttgctctccatgcttcacccagcATGTGTATCTCTTCATGAAACCCCGGCATATCAAATGAGCGTGTACTTCCTTTTCATCGTCCAACCAAATCTCATTCCTGCAATCGctacatggacaacacatgtactTGTCGTTTCTTCTCATCCTATCCTCCACTGCGGCTTTCATAAAACTTAATACGCCATCTCTATACTCCTTGTACTGACGCCTCAAGCCAGTCGagtacatccaacttcgatccatCGCTGAACAATGAACAATATATTAGTTAACATCTCATAACATAAGTACTACTAAATTAATAGGAAATGATTAGTACCCTTTTacttacttttatgattttcctgtttttgtttgcaaaaaaatttcaaaaattcgCCCCCTTCAACctctgttgatgaaaaaatcgaacacaccggcctgggagatctgcttagctcctgtgcaggtccaaatatgatgagatgcgggcgtgccagatgcgggcgtgccagtcagtttgatcctgcaactgacaagatatgcaaatagtacaTCAAAACAGccaatcggctgacaagccgatggagtagttccagccgatagccgataatagccgatgccgataccagccgatagcaatagggtttaagcaatcggctatttGTCCAatatagataatgatataaaggcaatcggctgatgataatataatatagcaatataatccagtagaaaccaatcggctaacaatatgaAATAGTAGAACAAATATTGATCCGAAGgataaagcatacatcggctggaggtccgatgtcataagatccacaagattagattaaacagtgaaacctttgttgccatcggttaaatccaacttatatgtatatgcaatccctacaagccgatgcaacgtccagataacttatcggctagcaccccgataaaatattagcatgaacctatcggcttaacaagacttatattatcaacaataatctagtagatcgaacctaaccgatgcagcacgagattgtatatgataatctaatactcgatgagacgatagatctgtctaatgtgatggatataacaaatctatttagaacagcattatgattgtagagatatatcggctaagacaggagatcagacctaaccgagacagtcccaactaaaccgatgtgtCTCTAAACAtaatgcaattagagatagaattgagatatcaggtaaacaaatatatcaaccaaaccagagcgatccaagagatcgaattGATGCAggcttgaacaacaccaacgtagccgacagattcaccagggcccgacagaacgtaggacttaccccttcgctagagatcgaaagccgatgcagccctgcGTCAGGTGCCCAAGTTCCGCCggaagataagtaaaaaccttagggaagagggtggcgatgcgccaagagtattattgatcgatagattgatagaccccgggtgtacatatttatacccatgggttgatacaagtccttgtcggacaagaaagaaactaacctaaagataaaaggaaaatataaagtccttatcggacactaaacacactttcctaaagataaaggaaactaacaaactattcctaattaatagataaactgccacgccgcatcctctttaaactcggttacttagggataagcttcctttagtagattgatttccttaaccgaatatagcaggaatccgactattggcgacttgataactcccatcggctgattccgagatgctgcagccgataatgattctaagccgatgacgtctttgccgattaccaaatttcactgttaacaacctctcaccaaaatagtgaacagtggaATAACTATAGACAACGGACTGTTGGAGTATATATAGTGTGCAAagtatatctcaatcgggccaaaaaaaaagtcatctCTAACGGGCGCACACTAATATCTAACGGGCAGAAATAGAAGCCCGACACCGATaagagtcatcggtgacgggcattcaggccatctcaatcgggccttctTTGGAGCCCATCGCCGATGACACTCATTTGTGACGGGCTCAGTATttgggcccgattgagataatggaggtcatctcaatcgggcctaacttcgagcccgtcacagatgagtgtcatcggtgacgggctataAAAATATGCACCCCGACGAGTACATCTACAACGGCAAAAATTTAGGCCCGATTAAGATGACTTCGTTCTGACGGCCCACGTTGCCCATGCATGTGATGagccgtcacagatgagaggACCTGTACTAGTGAGTCAACCCGGCCAGTCTCCTATTTCTTTCATATGTTGATATGGTTTTGAACGTgcatatttgtcttttttgtaaTCATATGTCAGAAATGATTAGAATGGAAGGATGTGAAGTCACTTATGATGAGAAATTTACTGGGTTCATTTTTATATGATATGCCATAATACTCTTGTGCACAGTACATGTTAAATGAAATAATCTTTTattccctctgtttttttaatatataacaccattgatttttttattcgtcttattaaaagaaTTACATAATTATCATTAATTTTGttatgacttgttttatcattaaaggtaatttaagcatgacttatttTTTCACATTTGCACAAAAGTTtggaataagacaaatgatcaagtGTACGTCTAAAAGTTAACAATGTCATATactaaaatacggagggagtattattttgtGAATTGTATAAAGCTAACTAAAAAGTAAATTTCAAGATAGTGTTACATCATCTCATTTGGCTCAAATTGTTATAGTAAGAACTTAAATTTTCTGTGACATAATAGATGCTTGAGTTTTACCACAAACTTCAAATAGTGATGTTTCTGAATTTGGACTTTAACTGCACCACAAACTTCTagatttttttatacatatacCAAATGCATATAGGCCCATCTTATTTTGAAAGCAAAATATCATCACACTACTTATAGAGTTTTCAGTgctcaaacaaataaaatattcgCCCCATTCTATATAATAATGTGTTTTAGTTTTTTCCTAAGTTAAACTTCTTGAACATTGATCAAGTTTGTACAAAAATAATTAACAACTACAATGTACCTAAGTCAAATATTTCATAGTGAATTTTAATGTACTTAATTTGATGTTGGTTTATTTTTCTATAGACTTGGTCATAGTTAGAGAAATTTTAGTTAGGACAAAACTAAAACACTTTGGAGGGAATACTTCTCCTTTTGTATTGGAACAATCAAAGCTTTCTACCATATACTAACATGCTGAAAGGCAAGAGTCATATTCTagtatactacttcctccgtttcatattataagacgttctagcattacccacatttatatatatgttaatgaatctagccaTATATGTATGCcttataaatgtgggcaatgctagaaagtcttgtaatctgaaacggaggtagtaataaacTAAAGAAATGGCCGGTTACTCCCTTGAGGAACTACTGCTTAATTATAACGGTCcaatctgcaggctttgcaaaGAATTATTCCAAGCAATCATATACTTCTTTACTACAAGTTTGCTGATGGAAAACGGTCCATATACAAATTTTAATTgttattctaaaaaaaattcaccgGAAAACAAGCAGACAAAAatgtaagagaaaaaaaaagataaatgctTAGGGAACTCCTGGTGTAAGTAGCCAAAGGTTATTTCAAGCAGTAACATGTTTTCACTTAAGTAACTATATTTAGGCAACGTCCTCTGCAGCCTCCAACAAAATTTGCCATAAACTGTGTATCATCTTTATATAGCCAGAGAAAGGACTGGTCACCCATTCCTGCACCCATGCATGGTAGAATAATAGGAGACAGCTCAAAGGGTTCTTGACCCTTCAAAAAATTGTTAGGCACAAGATAGAAGTCTTCTTCTTTACCCTCAATAATTCCATCCACCACAAGGCGCCCTCCGCTGAGCTTGGCTTGGCAACGCGGAGGGACGGACAATACTGACCTCTGAGAAAGAAGACATTGAGGGAGGAATAAACACAATGCCATTGGCCCGTTGAGGAAGGGTGAGAGCCAATTAATTGTTAACAAGAATTGACCATATAGAGAGGTTCAATCTTGTTAACAGCAAATTTTGACGTTCACCCTTGGCAGAGTAAGCATTTATTCTTGTGTGATGATCATCTGAATTAATTTGGATCTTCTTCCTTTGCAAAATCATCTGCTTACAACATGTTTTATATATACGTCTTGTTGAGGTTTGAGAGTTATTGGCTGCATGGTTTCCTTTCCTTTGTTCTATCATATGTTTTTCATTGCACAATCTGTTATATGTATTTCTCCGGTAGCGGTTTTGCGAATTCGAGAAGAGAAGGCGCGTGCACACACAAAAAAGGAATTTCAGGTGAAAGGGCATGAGCACAAAGATGAAGAAGGGAATCCTAAGACCATTCCGCTACATCTCTAACATGATGGGTACGTAGGCTCGGTTCATATGCTGATCTCTATAAGAGAAAATGCTATTTTGTCATCATAAGTAATATGAAGCTACTATTAATTTGTCTTACCAATTAACTTTGTGATATTATGCCATATGCCAGATGGTAAGGAGGCGGCACAAGACATGCAGATTGGATTCCCCACGGATGTGAAACACGTGGCGCACATCGGATGGGATGGGCCTAGTGTCcccaacaacaataataatactGCAGGAGCACCTAGCTGGGTAAGCCGGCTTCTTTTTGGAAGCTAACATAACAAAAATGTTTGAATCGATCATCAAATGTTAATGTCTACGTTTTCAATAATCTCATCCCAATTTTGATGTGGGGATGGGTAGTATATAGCATATAGATATTACACTACTTTTGTAGCTTTCAAAACTCTTGGTGCAATTATGTGCAGAGACAggagatgtaactttcatcttccattatctgaaaaatgaaaatattcaTTTCACTGCATTGAGTCATTGACAGATGAAGGATTACCATTCGGCGCCACTGGACTCAGCCTCATTTAGGAGCGACAGAGGGGGCTCTGCTGCAGCTAATCCATGGGCTTCTCAAGGTTAATTTTCACATTTCATCAATTGCCATGAATTTTTCGCCCTACTTCTTCTTATAGTGAACGCAGTGCAAACTTTGGTTTTCTATCTACTAATCATGTTATTATTGGCTGCAATGACTGAACATTCCCATGAACATTCTGTTGCAATCCTTCTTGATTCTTATAGTGAAATACCACACAAATTCAGATTCAGATTTGGATATATAGAGTGCTGTGTTGAATTCAGATTCAAATTGATATCCGTTTGATTTAGTTTCTGTTGTTACAATCAAAATGCATGACTGAAGAAGAATGTTTCATTTCATTTGTGACAGAAATCGTGGTAGACGGAGGAAGCCTAGGAGACACATCCTTCAGTGAAACCAGAAGCGAGGCCAGCGGCAGCATGGACATCACCGCCGGCgactccccgccgtcgcccgaCTCCCGCCGGTCGAGGCGGCACCGCTCCAGgggctccgccgccacctcctccatggACTGCAcggccgccgacggcggcgccgccccggaGAAGAAGGACAAGGCCAAGAAGAGCTCCCGCGGCAAGAACCGCAAGAAGGACAAGTCCGACAagtcggcggccgccggcgccggcgacgacgcctcCGGCGCCACCTGCCAGGACCTCCCCGCCGTGCCCAAGAAGTCCAACCGCCGGAAAAACAAGGGCGGCTCGGAGGGCACCGGCGCCGCTGCGGCCTCCAAGGCCGAcggcgccggagccggcggggaggacgcggcggcgccagaGCCGCCGGCGACCGAAGAAGCTCAAGATCACgactgataaaaaaaaaaagacacgaaCACGAACTTCTTTCGGGAGACGAAATCGATGAAACTAAACTAAAGCTTGTCACGTCACGCTCCGGATTTGCTTCGAGCGAGCTCGGATTTAGATGGATGGGTATATAGATTTTGCTCGATCATGCATGGCGACGTTCGAAGAAGAAACGGGGTGTGTGCACGCCCTAATTCAAACTGATCCTTtcctctcaattttttttccctttttctttctctctctccctactGTAATACTATTTGATCGACATTTTGTTGAATATGTGTTGTGTTGTTCCTGACTCACATATATAAAGTGTACCAAGTGGGATTATGTACGTTTTGTATAACCGCGGTGAAATATTCTGTGAAATTTAATGGATCCCTCTTGAGTACCTTTGCTTTGAGCCATCGACATGCGGTTTGTGGCAACTTCCTGAGTGTCTTCTGTGCGGGTTTGCTGATGAGCACATGATATATTCCATCTTTTATTTGCGGATGACAcgttactcttttttttaagggatAACAAGATCAAGCGGATGCAGTAAAGAGAGTGCTGGAACTTTATGCACAAGGTATTGTTAGGGTTCTGACTGGGTTAAAAGGAAGACTCACTGGGTGTCATAGGAATTGATGATACAATCAAAGTATGGTGGCAGCATGGGGTCCAAAGATATGTGGTTGTTTAATCAACCGTTGCTAGCTCAACAGGCGTGGAGATTGCTAGCCCATCCCGACAGTTTGTGTGCACAAGTGTTAAAAGCTAAATACTACCTGAATGTGTGTTTGAGTGATACAACGTTAAGTGGTAATGCGCCACCGGGATGGAGAGGAATCGAACACGGGGCTTGAGCTTCTGAAAAAGGGTTTAATTTGGTGAGTTGGTAATAGCAAGTCAATTAGAATTTGGAGGGATCCCTAGATTCCGAGAGATTATTCGAGGAGCCTAATTAGAGTAAAAGGTCGTTGTCGTCTAAAGTGAGTTTCATAACTGATTGGGGGAGAATGGAACTTAGGATTCCAATAAGataaatagaattttcctgCTAGTTGATGCATCAAGAATTTTCAAAATCAGAATTTCTTAAAGAGGGGATGAGGACTGCCTAGCATGGCACTCGAAGAAAATAGATCCTTTATTGTTTGCAGTGCTTACAGGTAGCAGTAAGACTGAGAGATGTTTCTGAGGGTGGATCTCCTTCAACCTCAGCAGACGATGGCCAGCGAACAATATGGGACGTAATTTGGAAATATCCTGTGCCACAAAAAGTCTGGATATTTGCTTGCAGAACAGCCACTGATAACTTGACAACCAACTAGAATAAGAGGAAGAGATGTCTAGTGCAGCAAGGGATTTGTTCCTTATGTGGTACAGTTGTTGAAGACACTTTCCATGCTCTTTGTCAATTTAACCATGCACATTCGTTGTGGAGGGCTGTGCAAGAGGAATGGCTGGCCATGCCAAGAATAAGACCACATAATACATGTCTGGATTGGTTATTACTCTATTTGATGCATCTTCTCTGAGATTGAGCAATTTATGATCCTAATGTTGCTTTGGCGCATTTGATATGTCCATAATGATATTATGGCATCAAGAAGGTTTCTAGCAAATTATGTTGATAGTCTACTCCTTATCAAGCACTGCCCAAATGCACAATCAGGAAAAGGGAAGCATGTTGTGCGTTACTATCAAATAGTAGGCAGTAAAAAGAAGAAGCCGACGATGACCCCTTCTAGCACCATGGTTCTCGGTTGGCTAAAGCTGAAACATGGTTGGATCTTGGATGAAGCTGAATATCGATGGCTCCTTTGCAAAACAAGATGGGGTGGGAATCGGCATGGTCCTTCGAGATTGCCATGGCTCCCCAATTTTTTCAGCATGTCAATTCATCAATTTTTGTAGTGATGGTTTGGAGACGGAACTTATAGCTTGTCTTGAAGGAATTTCTCGTACCTGCAAAGGACGATTCTTCCTATAGTTGTGGAAACATATTGCAGTGGGATGATCAACATGCTGCTTTCCAAGGAGTTAGACTGATCGGGCCTTGCTTTCTTGGTCAAGGAGGCTAAGTTCCATATGTCTGGAAATCAGGAATTTGTACTGGAAAAGGTTCATCGTTCTCAATATAGGTTAAGCGATGAGCTTGCAAATTATGCTCGTTATGAAGAAAGCTCAGAGTTTTGGTGTGGTAACTCTTGTAAACTCATCCCACATCTTGCAAGAGAGGATTTATCTTTTGATTAATGAATTTCCgttttctctaaaaaaaggTGTATCAAGTGTGCTTGAATTTTATGTATTGTTTCTATACAGAGAAACGGTTACTTGACACCACAAAGATGTTTTGATAGATGAAAGGACAACTTTTAGAGCATCCATAATGTATGTGGaggaaattatttttctaaaggACTGAGATTAATGAGACCTAATGGCCAAGAGTCATCTTCAACCTCATAGTTAGAGATATATATGGACCCTTGCAAGCTTCGCTAGATTAGGTTTTGGGCTTGTTGTAGGTGGGTGGAGAGGAGAGCACTGAGGTGTTAGTTTAGAGGGAAGGGCACTGGGGTGACAAAGGATTGGTAGAGATAGGTGGATGGTGAGGCAGCAATGGCAGCATCGGAGCCATAAGGGTGAAGGTATCAGGAGGCTCGTGATTTTGAGGTTATGTATTCCAAATgtgaaggaataaaaaaaaagttatagccAAAAGCCTAATATTTGTTAAGTGGGAATTGCCGAATTAGGCCATTGGACTTATGCGAATTGGGCTATtagaagagagaagggagaagagaggagagaacaaGGCATGGGAAAATGGGTTAAATTTGTTTATTAGGTTGAATACGGCTTAATTATTTTTCATACACATATGTATTACATATTGTATATAccttttttctcaaaaaaaaattaggtatACATATGAATAGCGAATTCCCTTAAATCTATATTAGACTCGCCCCTAGAAGGTACAAAGGACAATGGTAGGTAGGGTCAGTGGTGGGGCGAGGGTAAGGTAGGTTATGTGATTATGAAGCAGGGATAGCACCGGCCAATTAAGCGATGTGAGCCGTCCGACATGCATGATAGAGGAGAGGTGGGACGAGGGAAAGTTATGGAGTTGATGAAGATAGGCGATAGCAGCGActtggagaagaggagaggttgatGCCAATGCGGTAGAGGATGGTGATACACTGAGGGTGTAGCAGGGGTGGAGAGCAACGGGCACCGGGATGCTCCCTTTTTGTCATGACTCGCGTGATGCTCCCTTTATATGTGCACGAATCCGTAAGTGTTAAATTAGGAGAAAGACGGTGCATTAGATTTATATATCTTGCACGAATCACAAGAAATTCTAGTAGTCTAAAAGAGACTGATAGATGAAAAAAACAGGTGATTAATAAAAGTGCTACTGAACAATTGATAGCACTCGCAACTGTGGGTGAGCAC
The window above is part of the Oryza sativa Japonica Group chromosome 7, ASM3414082v1 genome. Proteins encoded here:
- the LOC4343109 gene encoding CRIB domain-containing protein RIC7: MSTKMKKGILRPFRYISNMMDGKEAAQDMQIGFPTDVKHVAHIGWDGPSVPNNNNNTAGAPSWMKDYHSAPLDSASFRSDRGGSAAANPWASQEIVVDGGSLGDTSFSETRSEASGSMDITAGDSPPSPDSRRSRRHRSRGSAATSSMDCTAADGGAAPEKKDKAKKSSRGKNRKKDKSDKSAAAGAGDDASGATCQDLPAVPKKSNRRKNKGGSEGTGAAAASKADGAGAGGEDAAAPEPPATEEAQDHD
- the LOC136357417 gene encoding uncharacterized protein, whose amino-acid sequence is MKRYTCWVKHGEQDLGTDGAAADGSGADNHEEGDEEEHDMFVPSPLGGEMVDVDPDMLQDILRDVDDPAMNERDSMKFSRLVSDSETPLYAGCKPKHTKLSATLDLMKLKASSGWSNKSFTELLGILKDMLPQENTLPETTYEAKQVLCPLGLEVRRIHACPNDCILYHKQYADLDACPVCKASRYKRKKSAGEGKKSKRGSPAKVVWYLPIIDRFKRIFANPNEAKLVRWHATKRRNDGLRQPGNDIDVFLELVIYDLEILWKEGVETWDSYGQKNFTLRVLLFCTINDYPALGNLSGQTMKRKKACSDCMEHTRSRWLKKSRKMVYMGHRRWLPLRHAFRIKKKIFNGKKELGSAPADLFENQLRNH